Proteins encoded in a region of the Corynebacterium breve genome:
- the glmM gene encoding phosphoglucosamine mutase: MTRLFGTDGVRGLANDTLTAPLALKLGAAAAVVLTKDRGSHQRRPIALIGRDPRVSGEMLAAAMAAGMASRGVDVLRVGVIPTPGLAYLTDDYGADIGVMISASHNPMPDNGIKFFSAGGHKLPDDVEDEIEAALADLEEGGPTGTGIGRVIEEAPDAQGRYLAHLAEAVKTSLKGIKVVVDAANGAASEVAPKAYEAAGAEVISIFNKPDAFNINDNCGSTHMDQIQKAVVEHGADLGLAHDGDADRCLAVDAEGNIVDGDQIMAILAVGMKEKASLRNNTLVATVMSNLGLKIAMKREGIDIVETAVGDRYVLEELNAGRFSLGGEQSGHVVVPSYATTGDGTLSGLMLMARMAETGKSLSELASVMSVLPQVLINVPVSNKATIMGAPTVQEAIAEAEAELGDTGRVLLRPSGTEELFRVMVEAAEKEQARKVAGRLAAVVSAV, from the coding sequence ATGACTCGACTGTTTGGAACCGACGGTGTCCGTGGCCTAGCCAACGACACCCTCACTGCCCCTCTCGCCCTCAAGCTCGGCGCAGCCGCCGCGGTGGTCCTAACCAAGGATCGTGGATCGCACCAGCGCCGCCCGATCGCACTGATCGGCCGTGACCCGCGCGTCTCCGGCGAGATGCTGGCAGCGGCGATGGCAGCAGGCATGGCATCCCGTGGCGTTGACGTACTGCGCGTCGGTGTCATCCCCACCCCAGGCCTGGCGTACCTTACCGACGACTACGGCGCGGACATCGGCGTGATGATCTCCGCATCCCACAACCCGATGCCAGACAACGGCATCAAGTTCTTCTCCGCAGGCGGGCACAAGCTTCCCGACGATGTCGAAGACGAAATTGAAGCGGCGCTCGCCGATCTCGAAGAGGGTGGCCCAACCGGAACTGGCATTGGCCGCGTGATCGAAGAAGCACCGGACGCACAGGGACGCTACCTGGCGCACCTCGCAGAGGCAGTCAAGACCTCGCTGAAGGGCATCAAAGTTGTCGTCGATGCGGCAAACGGCGCAGCCAGCGAGGTTGCTCCGAAGGCCTACGAGGCAGCTGGCGCGGAGGTCATCTCGATCTTTAACAAACCAGACGCGTTCAACATCAACGACAATTGCGGTTCCACCCACATGGATCAGATCCAGAAGGCTGTTGTGGAGCACGGTGCCGATTTGGGCCTCGCCCACGATGGCGATGCGGATCGCTGCCTGGCCGTGGACGCTGAAGGCAATATCGTCGACGGCGACCAGATCATGGCGATTCTCGCGGTCGGCATGAAGGAGAAAGCATCGCTGCGCAATAACACCTTGGTAGCAACGGTCATGAGCAACCTTGGCCTGAAGATCGCGATGAAGCGCGAAGGCATCGACATTGTCGAAACCGCAGTGGGCGACCGCTATGTCCTCGAGGAACTCAACGCTGGCCGTTTTTCCTTGGGCGGAGAGCAGTCCGGCCATGTCGTGGTCCCTTCCTACGCGACCACCGGCGACGGCACCTTGTCCGGCCTCATGCTCATGGCGCGCATGGCGGAGACCGGAAAATCTCTGTCTGAGCTGGCTAGCGTCATGTCGGTCCTGCCGCAGGTTTTGATCAACGTCCCTGTCTCCAACAAGGCCACGATCATGGGAGCGCCTACTGTGCAGGAAGCGATCGCAGAGGCTGAAGCGGAGCTCGGCGACACCGGCCGCGTCCTCCTGCGCCCCTCCGGCACTGAGGAGCTTTTCCGCGTCATGGTGGAAGCTGCCGAAAAGGAACAGGCACGCAAGGTTGCGGGCCGTCTAGCTGCGGTTGTGTCCGCGGTCTAA
- a CDS encoding dienelactone hydrolase family protein, whose translation MSANLKKSLKELSKRGPHHVLEGDLGYTGLPGKIYTPEKGNGLPAIAFGHDWTKPIKHYHATLRHLASWGIVVAAPDTEIGFNPDHAGFAADLESALQIVAGVKLGNGNVSVSPKKLGVVGHGMGGGAAVLTAADNPKVGAVAAIYPANTSPSAAAAARTIEAPALVIGSGKSELFDAGNPAKLAYNWKGDVAYREIENGNQQSFAEDAGFQFILGAGLPKTAARETAWGLVTGFLLHQLDNEGKYSDFSDPEATGPKVSSYAGLELADKAGFAKDDTRLF comes from the coding sequence GTGTCTGCGAATTTGAAGAAATCGTTAAAGGAACTGTCCAAGCGCGGTCCGCACCATGTGCTTGAAGGCGACCTCGGCTACACCGGCCTCCCTGGAAAGATCTACACCCCGGAAAAGGGAAACGGTTTGCCAGCGATCGCTTTCGGCCATGATTGGACCAAGCCGATCAAGCACTACCACGCCACCCTGCGCCACTTGGCTAGCTGGGGCATCGTCGTGGCTGCGCCCGACACCGAGATCGGGTTTAACCCAGACCACGCCGGGTTTGCCGCGGATTTGGAATCCGCGTTGCAGATCGTCGCTGGTGTCAAGCTTGGCAACGGTAACGTCAGCGTTTCCCCGAAGAAACTTGGCGTGGTTGGACACGGTATGGGTGGCGGCGCGGCGGTCCTCACCGCCGCCGACAACCCGAAGGTAGGCGCGGTTGCGGCGATTTATCCCGCGAACACCAGCCCATCCGCAGCGGCAGCAGCGCGCACAATCGAAGCGCCAGCCCTGGTGATCGGCTCGGGAAAGAGCGAACTATTCGATGCCGGAAACCCAGCGAAACTTGCTTACAACTGGAAGGGCGACGTTGCCTACCGTGAGATCGAAAACGGTAACCAGCAGAGCTTCGCCGAAGATGCTGGCTTCCAGTTCATTCTCGGGGCCGGGTTGCCTAAGACCGCTGCCCGCGAGACTGCATGGGGTCTGGTCACCGGGTTCCTGTTGCACCAACTGGACAACGAGGGCAAGTACTCCGACTTTTCCGACCCTGAGGCAACTGGCCCAAAGGTAAGCTCCTACGCCGGCCTTGAACTCGCCGACAAGGCCGGTTTTGCCAAGGACGACACTCGCCTGTTCTAG